The following proteins are co-located in the Meriones unguiculatus strain TT.TT164.6M chromosome 4, Bangor_MerUng_6.1, whole genome shotgun sequence genome:
- the Tshz2 gene encoding teashirt homolog 2 isoform X1, which translates to MPRRKQQAPKRAAGYAQEEVLKEEEEIKEEEEEEEDSGSVAQHQGSNDTGTDEELETGPDQKGYFSCQNSPGSHLSNQDAENESLLSDASDQVSDIKSVCGRDASDKKANAHPKLPNEPHNCMDKMTAVYANILSDSYWSGLGLGFKLSNSERRSCDTRNGSNKSDFDWHQDALSKSLQQNLPSRSVSKPSLFSSVQLYRQSSKMCGSVFTGASRFRCRQCSAAYDTLVELTVHMNETGHYQDDNRKKDKLRPTSYSKPRKRAFQDVDKEDAQKVLKCMFCGDSFDSLQDLSVHMIKTKHYQKVPLKEPVPTISSKMVTPAKKRVFDVNRPCSPDSTTGSLADSFSSQKNANLQLPSNSRYGYQNGASYTWQFEACKSQILKCMECGSSHDTLQQLTTHMMVTGHFLKVTSSASKKGKQLVLDPLAVEKMQSLSETPNSESLAPKPSSNSASDCTASTTELKKESKKEKAEEINEDEQGMKSEEYEDPLQKPLDPTIKYQYLREEDLEDGSKGGGDILKSLENTVTTAINKAQNGAPSWSAYPSIHAAYQLSEGTKPPMAMGSQILQIRPNLANKLRPIAPKWKGMLLGPIPTSLALYTQPKKETENKDEAVKECGKESPQEEATSFSQSESESFSKAEPPSESRKPEPCPVKEEEKLLKEKPEPLEPVSSLSNGCAPANHTPTLPCINPLSALQSVLNNHLGKATEPLRSPSCSSPNSSTVSMFHKSSLSVVDKPVVSPSSTRPASLSRHYLFENSDQPIDLTKSKSKKAESSQAQSCTSPPQKHALCDIADMVKVLPKATTPKPATSSRVPPMKLEMDVRRFEDVSSEVSTLHKRKGRQSNWNPQHLLILQAQFASSLFQTSEGKYLLSDLGPQERMQISKFTGLSMTTISHWLANVKYQLRKTGGTKFLKNMDKGHPIFYCSDCASQFRTPSTYISHLESHLGFQMKDMTRMAADQQSKVEQDISRVSSAQRSPETIAGEEDTDSKFKCKLCSRTFVSKHAVKLHLSKTHSKSPEHHSQFVTDVDEE; encoded by the coding sequence GCTATGCCCAGGAGGAAGTgttgaaggaagaggaggaaataaaggaggaagaggaggaggaagaagacagtgGTTCAGTGGCTCAGCATCAGGGCAGCAATGACACTGGGACAGATGAGGAACTAGAAACAGGCCCAGACCAGAAAGGCTACTTCAGCTGCCAGAACTCACCAGGGAGCCACCTATCCAATCAGGACGCAGAAAACGAATCCCTTCTGAGCGATGCCAGCGACCAGGTGTCCGACATCAAGAGCGTCTGCGGCCGAGATGCCTCGGACAAGAAAGCAAATGCTCACCCCAAGCTTCCAAACGAACCCCATAACTGCATGGATAAAATGACAGCTGTCTATGCCAACATCCTGTCAGATTCCTACTGGTCAGGCCTGGGCCTCGGCTTCAAGTTATCCAACAGCGAGAGACGGAGTTGTGACACCCGCAATGGCAGCAACAAGAGTGATTTTGACTGGCACCAAGACGCGCTGTCCAAAAGCCTGCAGCAGAACCTGCCTTCGAGGTCTGTGTCGAAGCCCAGCCTGTTCAGCTCCGTGCAGCTGTACCGGCAGAGCAGTAAAATGTGCGGCTCGGTGTTCACCGGGGCCAGCAGGTTCCGCTGCCGGCAGTGCAGCGCGGCCTACGACACTCTGGTGGAGCTGACGGTGCACATGAATGAAACCGGCCACTATCAAGATGACAACCGCAAGAAAGATAAGCTCAGACCCACGAGCTACTCGAAGCCCCGGAAGAGGGCCTTCCAAGACGTGGACAAAGAGGACGCTCAAAAGGTTCTGAAGTGCATGTTTTGCGGTGACTCCTTCGATTCCCTGCAGGATCTGAGCGTCCACATGATAAAGACAAAACATTACCAAAAAGTGCCTTTGAAGGAGCCAGTACCAACCATTTCCTCTAAAATGGTCACACCAGCCAAGAAGCGTGTTTTTGATGTCAACAGGCCTTGCTCCCCCGACTCCACCACGGGGTCCCTCGCGGATTCATTCTCTTCCCAGAAGAATGCTAACCTGCAGCTGCCCTCCAACAGCCGCTACGGCTACCAAAACGGGGCCAGCTACACCTGGCAGTTCGAGGCCTGCAAGTCCCAGATCTTAAAGTGTATGGAGTGCGGCAGTTCCCACGATACCTTGCAGCAACTCACCACCCACATGATGGTCACGGGTCACTTCCTCAAAGTCACCAGCTCTGCCTCCAAGAAAGGAAAGCAGCTGGTGTTGGACCCACTGGCTGTCGAGAAAATGCAGTCGCTATCCGAGACTCCGAACAGTGAGTCTCTGGCCCCTAAGCCATCAAGTAACTCTGCCTCAGACTGCACagcctctaccactgagttaaagaaggagagcaagaaggagaaggcagaggagatcAACGAAGATGAACAAGGTATGAAAAGCGAGGAATATGAAGACCCTCTACAGAAACCCCTTGACCCTACCATCAAATACCAGTATCTACGAGAGGAGGACTTGGAAGATGGCTCAAAGGGTGGTGGGGACATTTTAAAGTCACTGGAAAATACTGTAACCACAGCCATCAACAAGGCCCAAAATGGTGCTCCCAGCTGGAGCGCATACCCAAGTATCCATGCAGCCTACCAGCTCTCAGAGGGCACCAAGCCACCCATGGCCATGGGCTCTCAGATACTGCAAATCCGACCCAACCTCGCCAACAAGCTAAGGCCTATTGCACCCAAATGGAAAGGCATGCTGCTTGGCCCCATCCCCACAAGCCTGGCCCTCTACACCCAACCCaagaaggagacagaaaacaaagatGAGGCCGTGAAGGAATGTGGGAAGGAAAGTCCCCAAGAAGAGGCAACATCTTTCAGCCAGTCTGAGAGCGAGTCTTTCTCCAAAGCCGAACCACCTTCAGAATCCAGAAAGCCTGAGCCCTGTCccgtgaaggaggaggagaagctgcTGAAAGAGAAACCGGAGCCATTAGAACCAGTGTCGTCCCTGAGCAATGGCTGTGCCCCGGCTAACCACACTCCGACCCTGCCTTGCATCAACCCACTAAGCGCCCTACAGTCCGTCCTGAACAACCACCTGGGCAAAGCCACGGAGCCCTTGCGCTCGCCTTCCTGCTCCAGCCCCAACTCAAGCACAGTCTCCATGTTCCACAAGTCCAGCCTCAGTGTGGTGGACAAGCCTGTGGTAAGTCCCTCCTCCACCAGGCCGGCCAGTCTGTCACGACACTACCTGTTTGAGAACAGCGACCAGCCCATCGACCTGACCAAGTCCAAAAGCAAGAAAGCCGAGTCCTCACAAGCACAATCCTGCACATCTCCACCTCAGAAGCATGCTCTGTGTGACATTGCCGATATGGTCAAGGTCCTCCCAAAAGCCACCACCCCAAAGCCAGCCACTTCCTCAAGGGTCCCTCCTATGAAGCTGGAGATGGACGTCAGACGCTTCGAGGATGTTTCGAGTGAGGTCTCAACTTTGCACAAAAGGAAAGGCCGGCAGTCCAACTGGAACCCCCAACATCTCCTCATCCTGCAAGCTCAGTTTGCCTCGAGCCTCTTCCAGACATCAGAGGGCAAATACCTGCTTTCTGACCTGGGCCCGCAAGAGCGGATGCAGATCTCCAAGTTCACGGGACTCTCCATGACCACCATCAGCCACTGGCTGGCCAACGTCAAGTACCAGCTTAGGAAAACTGGTGGGACGAAATTCCTGAAAAACATGGACAAAGGGCACCCCATCTTTTACTGCAGTGACTGTGCGTCCCAGTTCAGAACCCCCTCTACCTACATCAGCCACTTAGAGTCTCACCTGGGCTTCCAAATGAAGGACATGACCCGGATGGCAGCTGACCAGCAAAGCAAGGTGGAGCAGGACATCTCCCGGGTGTCGTCGGCTCAGAGGTCTCCGGAAACAATAGCTGGAGAAGAGGACACAGACTCTAAATTCAAGTGTAAGTTGTGCAGTCGGACATTTGTGAGCAAACACGCAGTCAAACTCCACCTAAGCAAAACGCACAGCAAGTCACCCGAACACCACTCTCAGTTTGTAACAGACGTGGATGAAGAATAG
- the Tshz2 gene encoding teashirt homolog 2 isoform X2 yields the protein MPRRKQQAPKRAAGYAQEEVLKEEEEIKEEEEEEEDSGSVAQHQGSNDTGTDEELETGPDQKGYFSCQNSPGSHLSNQDAENESLLSDASDQVSDIKSVCGRDASDKKANAHPKLPNEPHNCMDKMTAVYANILSDSYWSGLGLGFKLSNSERRSCDTRNGSNKSDFDWHQDALSKSLQQNLPSRSVSKPSLFSSVQLYRQSSKMCGSVFTGASRFRCRQCSAAYDTLVELTVHMNETGHYQDDNRKKDKLRPTSYSKPRKRAFQDVDKEDAQKVLKCMFCGDSFDSLQDLSVHMIKTKHYQKVPLKEPVPTISSKMVTPAKKRVFDVNRPCSPDSTTGSLADSFSSQKNANLQLPSNSRYGYQNGASYTWQFEACKSQILKCMECGSSHDTLQQLTTHMMVTGHFLKVTSSASKKGKQLVLDPLAVEKMQSLSETPNSESLAPKPSSNSASDCTASTTELKKESKKEKAEEINEDEQGMKSEEYEDPLQKPLDPTIKYQYLREEDLEDGSKGGGDILKSLENTVTTAINKAQNGAPSWSAYPSIHAAYQLSEGTKPPMAMGSQILQIRPNLANKLRPIAPKWKGMLLGPIPTSLALYTQPKKETENKDEAVKECGKESPQEEATSFSQSESESFSKAEPPSESRKPEPCPVKEEEKLLKEKPEPLEPVSSLSNGCAPANHTPTLPCINPLSALQSVLNNHLGKATEPLRSPSCSSPNSSTVSMFHKSSLSVVDKPVVSPSSTRPASLSRHYLFENSDQPIDLTKSKSKKAESSQAQSCTSPPQKHALCDIADMVKVLPKATTPKPATSSRVPPMKLEMDVRRFEDVSSEVSTLHKRKGRQSNWNPQHLLILQAQFASSLFQTSEGKYLLSDLGPQERMQISKFTGLSMTTISHWLANVKYQLRKTGGTKFLKNMDKGHPIFYCSDCASQFRTPSTYISHLESHLGFQMKDMTRMAADQQSKVEQDISRVSSAQRSPETIAGEEDTDSKFK from the coding sequence GCTATGCCCAGGAGGAAGTgttgaaggaagaggaggaaataaaggaggaagaggaggaggaagaagacagtgGTTCAGTGGCTCAGCATCAGGGCAGCAATGACACTGGGACAGATGAGGAACTAGAAACAGGCCCAGACCAGAAAGGCTACTTCAGCTGCCAGAACTCACCAGGGAGCCACCTATCCAATCAGGACGCAGAAAACGAATCCCTTCTGAGCGATGCCAGCGACCAGGTGTCCGACATCAAGAGCGTCTGCGGCCGAGATGCCTCGGACAAGAAAGCAAATGCTCACCCCAAGCTTCCAAACGAACCCCATAACTGCATGGATAAAATGACAGCTGTCTATGCCAACATCCTGTCAGATTCCTACTGGTCAGGCCTGGGCCTCGGCTTCAAGTTATCCAACAGCGAGAGACGGAGTTGTGACACCCGCAATGGCAGCAACAAGAGTGATTTTGACTGGCACCAAGACGCGCTGTCCAAAAGCCTGCAGCAGAACCTGCCTTCGAGGTCTGTGTCGAAGCCCAGCCTGTTCAGCTCCGTGCAGCTGTACCGGCAGAGCAGTAAAATGTGCGGCTCGGTGTTCACCGGGGCCAGCAGGTTCCGCTGCCGGCAGTGCAGCGCGGCCTACGACACTCTGGTGGAGCTGACGGTGCACATGAATGAAACCGGCCACTATCAAGATGACAACCGCAAGAAAGATAAGCTCAGACCCACGAGCTACTCGAAGCCCCGGAAGAGGGCCTTCCAAGACGTGGACAAAGAGGACGCTCAAAAGGTTCTGAAGTGCATGTTTTGCGGTGACTCCTTCGATTCCCTGCAGGATCTGAGCGTCCACATGATAAAGACAAAACATTACCAAAAAGTGCCTTTGAAGGAGCCAGTACCAACCATTTCCTCTAAAATGGTCACACCAGCCAAGAAGCGTGTTTTTGATGTCAACAGGCCTTGCTCCCCCGACTCCACCACGGGGTCCCTCGCGGATTCATTCTCTTCCCAGAAGAATGCTAACCTGCAGCTGCCCTCCAACAGCCGCTACGGCTACCAAAACGGGGCCAGCTACACCTGGCAGTTCGAGGCCTGCAAGTCCCAGATCTTAAAGTGTATGGAGTGCGGCAGTTCCCACGATACCTTGCAGCAACTCACCACCCACATGATGGTCACGGGTCACTTCCTCAAAGTCACCAGCTCTGCCTCCAAGAAAGGAAAGCAGCTGGTGTTGGACCCACTGGCTGTCGAGAAAATGCAGTCGCTATCCGAGACTCCGAACAGTGAGTCTCTGGCCCCTAAGCCATCAAGTAACTCTGCCTCAGACTGCACagcctctaccactgagttaaagaaggagagcaagaaggagaaggcagaggagatcAACGAAGATGAACAAGGTATGAAAAGCGAGGAATATGAAGACCCTCTACAGAAACCCCTTGACCCTACCATCAAATACCAGTATCTACGAGAGGAGGACTTGGAAGATGGCTCAAAGGGTGGTGGGGACATTTTAAAGTCACTGGAAAATACTGTAACCACAGCCATCAACAAGGCCCAAAATGGTGCTCCCAGCTGGAGCGCATACCCAAGTATCCATGCAGCCTACCAGCTCTCAGAGGGCACCAAGCCACCCATGGCCATGGGCTCTCAGATACTGCAAATCCGACCCAACCTCGCCAACAAGCTAAGGCCTATTGCACCCAAATGGAAAGGCATGCTGCTTGGCCCCATCCCCACAAGCCTGGCCCTCTACACCCAACCCaagaaggagacagaaaacaaagatGAGGCCGTGAAGGAATGTGGGAAGGAAAGTCCCCAAGAAGAGGCAACATCTTTCAGCCAGTCTGAGAGCGAGTCTTTCTCCAAAGCCGAACCACCTTCAGAATCCAGAAAGCCTGAGCCCTGTCccgtgaaggaggaggagaagctgcTGAAAGAGAAACCGGAGCCATTAGAACCAGTGTCGTCCCTGAGCAATGGCTGTGCCCCGGCTAACCACACTCCGACCCTGCCTTGCATCAACCCACTAAGCGCCCTACAGTCCGTCCTGAACAACCACCTGGGCAAAGCCACGGAGCCCTTGCGCTCGCCTTCCTGCTCCAGCCCCAACTCAAGCACAGTCTCCATGTTCCACAAGTCCAGCCTCAGTGTGGTGGACAAGCCTGTGGTAAGTCCCTCCTCCACCAGGCCGGCCAGTCTGTCACGACACTACCTGTTTGAGAACAGCGACCAGCCCATCGACCTGACCAAGTCCAAAAGCAAGAAAGCCGAGTCCTCACAAGCACAATCCTGCACATCTCCACCTCAGAAGCATGCTCTGTGTGACATTGCCGATATGGTCAAGGTCCTCCCAAAAGCCACCACCCCAAAGCCAGCCACTTCCTCAAGGGTCCCTCCTATGAAGCTGGAGATGGACGTCAGACGCTTCGAGGATGTTTCGAGTGAGGTCTCAACTTTGCACAAAAGGAAAGGCCGGCAGTCCAACTGGAACCCCCAACATCTCCTCATCCTGCAAGCTCAGTTTGCCTCGAGCCTCTTCCAGACATCAGAGGGCAAATACCTGCTTTCTGACCTGGGCCCGCAAGAGCGGATGCAGATCTCCAAGTTCACGGGACTCTCCATGACCACCATCAGCCACTGGCTGGCCAACGTCAAGTACCAGCTTAGGAAAACTGGTGGGACGAAATTCCTGAAAAACATGGACAAAGGGCACCCCATCTTTTACTGCAGTGACTGTGCGTCCCAGTTCAGAACCCCCTCTACCTACATCAGCCACTTAGAGTCTCACCTGGGCTTCCAAATGAAGGACATGACCCGGATGGCAGCTGACCAGCAAAGCAAGGTGGAGCAGGACATCTCCCGGGTGTCGTCGGCTCAGAGGTCTCCGGAAACAATAGCTGGAGAAGAGGACACAGACTCTAAATTCAAGT